One window of Ailuropoda melanoleuca isolate Jingjing chromosome 3, ASM200744v2, whole genome shotgun sequence genomic DNA carries:
- the ATPSCKMT gene encoding ATP synthase subunit C lysine N-methyltransferase isoform X1, with protein MEGGGGTPPEILEERQSGCVLPSSLGASSLKKSSWGFLFTGIVGGTLVAVYAVATPFLTPALRKICLPFVPATTKQIENVVKMLHCRKGSLVDIGSGDGRIVSYAKTLEAFGLEVIAAAKEGFTAVGYELNPWLVWYSRYRAWREGVQDSAKFYISDLWKVTFSQYSNVIIFGVPQMMPRLEEKLALELQDDARVIACRFPFPRWTPDHVTGEGVDTVWAYDVSSVRGKKP; from the exons GTACACCCCCGGAAATCCTTGAAGAAAGGCAGTCAGGATGTGTTTTACCTTCAAGTCTCGGAGCCAGCAGTTTGAAGAAGAGCAGTTGGGGGTTCTTATTTACTGGGATTGTTGGTGGGACGCTGGTGGCCGTGTATGCCGTGGCCACACCGTTTCTAACACCAGCCCTCCGAAAAATTTGTTTGCCTTTTGTACCTGCAACTACAAAGCAGATTGAAAATGTTGTGAAAATGTTGCACTGCAGAAAGGGGTCCCTGGTCGACATTGGCAGCGGCGACGGGCGTATTGTGAGTTACGCTAAGACACTTGAAGCTTTCGGACTAGAG GTGATAGCGGCTGCAAAAGAAGGATTCACAGCCGTTGGTTATGAATTAAACCCATGGCTGGTTTGGTACTCCAGATACCGTGCTTGGCGAGAGGGGGTGCAGGACTCTGCCAAGTTTTATATTTCAGATTTGTGGAAG gTTACTTTTTCGCAATACTCAAACGTCATTATTTTCGGTGTGCCTCAGATG ATGCCGCGGTTGGAGGAGAAACTTGCACTGGAACTTCAGGATGACGCCAGAGTCATTGCTTGCCGGTTCCCTTTCCCTCGCTGGACCCCAGACCACGTCACCGGGGAGGGAGTGGACACCGTGTGGGCCTACGATGTGAGCAGTGTGAGAGGCAAGAAGCCCTGA
- the ATPSCKMT gene encoding ATP synthase subunit C lysine N-methyltransferase isoform X2 → MEGGGGTPPEILEERQSGCVLPSSLGASSLKKSSWGFLFTGIVGGTLVAVYAVATPFLTPALRKICLPFVPATTKQIENVVKMLHCRKGSLVDIGSGDGRIVIAAAKEGFTAVGYELNPWLVWYSRYRAWREGVQDSAKFYISDLWKVTFSQYSNVIIFGVPQMMPRLEEKLALELQDDARVIACRFPFPRWTPDHVTGEGVDTVWAYDVSSVRGKKP, encoded by the exons GTACACCCCCGGAAATCCTTGAAGAAAGGCAGTCAGGATGTGTTTTACCTTCAAGTCTCGGAGCCAGCAGTTTGAAGAAGAGCAGTTGGGGGTTCTTATTTACTGGGATTGTTGGTGGGACGCTGGTGGCCGTGTATGCCGTGGCCACACCGTTTCTAACACCAGCCCTCCGAAAAATTTGTTTGCCTTTTGTACCTGCAACTACAAAGCAGATTGAAAATGTTGTGAAAATGTTGCACTGCAGAAAGGGGTCCCTGGTCGACATTGGCAGCGGCGACGGGCGTATT GTGATAGCGGCTGCAAAAGAAGGATTCACAGCCGTTGGTTATGAATTAAACCCATGGCTGGTTTGGTACTCCAGATACCGTGCTTGGCGAGAGGGGGTGCAGGACTCTGCCAAGTTTTATATTTCAGATTTGTGGAAG gTTACTTTTTCGCAATACTCAAACGTCATTATTTTCGGTGTGCCTCAGATG ATGCCGCGGTTGGAGGAGAAACTTGCACTGGAACTTCAGGATGACGCCAGAGTCATTGCTTGCCGGTTCCCTTTCCCTCGCTGGACCCCAGACCACGTCACCGGGGAGGGAGTGGACACCGTGTGGGCCTACGATGTGAGCAGTGTGAGAGGCAAGAAGCCCTGA